In Hydrocarboniclastica marina, the following are encoded in one genomic region:
- a CDS encoding TraK domain-containing protein produces the protein MKGNDKVLEYMKMAKVRSVVLAVAAVSAFSHHAIAEVELPVVPVSDLARGNQVDLASDEDAAPGQSEQQGFDSSKLPAIPVVSGSVLRNDVPSAKPLGKGQKVAEITSIEDEEPSGPAYKTTRNVIDAVPGENQLVNVSMGHPNRIVTPFSDPKVLKLDKDALVTVKENVVYFASDKSTPVTLYIREAGDENLAVSLTMIPQKIPPRELFIKLPESAYMAAGGFGSKKAEQWEKSQPYEKTLTDLLRAIALGDVPQGYAVRNRSSAEPAPLCNQRGLRFDFSDAQMIDGQKFKAVVGVVSNLADQPIEFVETNCASRNVAAVAAFPHVYLEPGQKAEVYVVLKDGVEKSRGKKRKSLLGSR, from the coding sequence GTGAAGGGTAACGATAAAGTCTTGGAGTATATGAAAATGGCAAAGGTCCGATCTGTTGTTCTTGCCGTGGCCGCGGTGTCAGCTTTTTCTCACCATGCCATAGCAGAAGTTGAGTTGCCCGTCGTGCCAGTTTCGGACCTGGCCCGTGGGAATCAGGTAGATCTCGCTTCGGACGAAGATGCTGCGCCGGGTCAAAGCGAACAGCAAGGCTTTGATTCTTCAAAGTTGCCGGCAATTCCTGTGGTCTCTGGAAGTGTTTTGAGAAATGACGTGCCCAGCGCCAAACCGCTCGGTAAAGGGCAAAAGGTTGCTGAAATTACCTCTATAGAAGACGAAGAGCCTTCAGGTCCTGCTTATAAGACAACACGAAACGTCATAGACGCTGTCCCCGGTGAAAATCAACTGGTCAATGTCTCAATGGGCCACCCGAACCGTATCGTCACACCGTTTTCGGACCCCAAAGTTCTGAAGCTCGATAAAGACGCTCTCGTAACGGTCAAAGAAAACGTTGTCTACTTCGCCAGTGATAAGTCAACTCCTGTGACACTCTATATCCGTGAGGCTGGAGATGAAAACCTGGCGGTCTCACTGACCATGATTCCCCAGAAGATCCCTCCCCGTGAGCTTTTCATAAAGCTCCCGGAATCAGCGTATATGGCTGCTGGCGGATTTGGCTCTAAGAAAGCGGAGCAGTGGGAAAAGAGTCAGCCTTACGAGAAAACACTCACTGACCTCCTTCGTGCAATCGCGCTCGGAGACGTCCCTCAAGGATACGCCGTGCGCAACCGATCTTCGGCCGAGCCGGCGCCACTGTGCAATCAGCGCGGGCTAAGATTCGATTTTTCTGATGCTCAGATGATCGACGGCCAGAAGTTCAAAGCGGTCGTTGGTGTTGTATCAAACCTAGCTGATCAGCCTATCGAGTTCGTTGAGACAAACTGCGCAAGCCGCAACGTCGCGGCAGTGGCTGCATTCCCTCATGTGTATCTGGAACCCGGTCAGAAAGCCGAGGTTTATGTCGTGCTGAAGGATGGCGTTGAAAAAAGCCGCGGTAAGAAGCGGAAATCACTTCTGGGGAGCCGATAA
- the traL gene encoding type IV conjugative transfer system protein TraL, translating to MRKPKKIPQRVDEPPHILLWSADELAPLLLGIVVGMFLGELLICSILGFVVTQFYRRYRENHPDGFLLHILYHIGIPVTKGKSMINPFIKRLIP from the coding sequence ATGAGAAAGCCGAAAAAAATACCTCAACGTGTCGACGAGCCCCCTCATATCCTCCTTTGGAGTGCCGATGAACTGGCGCCACTCCTCTTGGGTATTGTTGTTGGGATGTTCCTGGGTGAGCTGCTTATCTGCAGCATCCTTGGTTTTGTGGTGACCCAATTCTACCGAAGGTACCGGGAAAACCATCCCGACGGGTTTCTTCTACACATCCTCTACCACATAGGAATCCCCGTCACGAAGGGTAAGTCCATGATTAACCCCTTCATCAAGAGACTCATTCCATGA
- the traV gene encoding type IV conjugative transfer system lipoprotein TraV has product MANEASRKMRLMVISVLAATTLQGCSVFSFGESEYACSGIPDGVSCMSARDVYELTNNGNVPRPVDEDGNVVASKGQSNESTEDQVRIIEDRYVAPTTPAKPVPIRTPAKVMRVWVSPWEDTDGNLNISSYVYTEIEPRRWVYDNQERPSQSSIKPLQIIQKKEAGGQDAEYPEQRFFSGEK; this is encoded by the coding sequence ATGGCAAACGAAGCATCGAGAAAAATGCGGTTAATGGTCATATCTGTTTTGGCAGCGACGACATTGCAAGGTTGCAGCGTGTTCTCCTTTGGCGAGTCTGAATATGCCTGCAGTGGTATCCCGGACGGAGTTAGCTGCATGTCAGCTCGGGATGTATACGAGCTTACCAATAACGGCAATGTCCCCCGCCCCGTTGATGAGGATGGGAATGTCGTGGCTTCGAAAGGTCAAAGCAACGAGTCAACAGAAGACCAGGTACGGATCATCGAAGACCGGTACGTGGCCCCGACAACTCCTGCTAAGCCAGTACCGATACGCACGCCGGCCAAGGTTATGCGGGTGTGGGTCAGCCCTTGGGAGGATACAGACGGGAATCTGAATATTTCGAGCTATGTCTATACGGAGATAGAGCCAAGGCGTTGGGTCTATGACAATCAGGAGCGCCCAAGCCAGTCATCGATTAAACCCCTTCAAATAATTCAAAAGAAAGAGGCAGGTGGCCAGGATGCGGAGTATCCAGAGCAAAGATTCTTCTCTGGTGAGAAATAA
- a CDS encoding TraE/TraK family type IV conjugative transfer system protein has protein sequence MFKKSFNELLSDNRWLRIILAIAVLTTFIAVSGLLGKDQRIILTPVTLTDDAWVESATASENYKTAWGSFLAQLTGNLNPSSLDFVQERLEPLLAPEIYNETIKAFEAQAQDLRDNRVSMRFEIKSVNYEIATDKVFVHGYRYATASSSEKPQRSERTYEYKIRVREYTPQVFHIDTYAGKPKTQRVLRMEQMREG, from the coding sequence ATGTTTAAGAAGTCTTTTAACGAGCTTCTCTCTGATAACCGGTGGCTCAGAATCATCTTGGCGATAGCTGTACTGACGACTTTCATCGCGGTATCCGGATTATTGGGCAAGGATCAGCGGATCATCCTGACTCCAGTCACACTGACCGATGACGCCTGGGTTGAGTCAGCAACTGCTTCTGAGAACTATAAAACTGCTTGGGGATCTTTCCTCGCGCAGCTCACCGGCAACCTGAACCCCTCAAGTCTGGATTTCGTCCAAGAGCGCCTCGAGCCTCTTCTTGCTCCTGAGATCTACAACGAAACCATCAAGGCCTTTGAGGCGCAGGCACAGGACCTCCGTGATAACCGCGTCTCTATGCGGTTCGAGATCAAGTCGGTTAATTATGAAATAGCCACTGACAAGGTCTTTGTTCATGGGTACCGGTACGCCACAGCTTCATCTTCAGAAAAGCCTCAACGATCCGAACGGACCTACGAATACAAGATCCGCGTTCGCGAGTACACGCCTCAGGTTTTTCATATAGACACGTACGCCGGTAAACCGAAGACCCAGCGTGTACTGAGAATGGAGCAGATGCGTGAAGGGTAA
- the traD gene encoding conjugative transfer system coupling protein TraD (Members of this protein family are the putative conjugative coupling factor, TraD, as the term is used for the SXT and TOL plasmid systems.) → MIWRPNYEAQACVGWIAAAAAGLAVNAMSSLPPEPFYFMAGISGLMASARLPAAIRLATRHRGLTGSALNFTELADVAKMVQGKADQLWLGDGFDWENKHAQRAFELTKRDWSELQKGSADMGVKWLHGLETNESQIFQPMKHVEGHTLITGTTGSGKTRLFDLLITQRILTNEETIIVIDPKGDKELKENMRRACEFMGEPDRFIAFHPGFPEESIRLDPMANFSRPTELASRIAALIGTSSGGEVFKDFGQMALNNIIQGLLLVDSRPSLVRLRRYLEGGTEGLVIQAVQKYIEKNIPELIEPHAEAMSKVANANGRNKKAIAALRFYREVVQIKKPNSDLEGLLTMFEHDKAHFSKMIASLLPLMNMLTSGDIGPMLSPDRTDQDDIRPIYDTRKIIEKRKVAYIGLDSLTDSMVGSAIGSMVLADLAAVAGDRYNYGEDLKPVNIFVDECAEVINDPLIQILNKGRGAKLRLFVATQTIADFSARLGNKDKAMQVLGNINNSISLRVIDSETQEYITNNLPMTRIKYVMRTQGMSSHGEDPALFGGNHGERLMEEEAPLIAPQLLGMLPNLEYLAKISGGRIVKGRLPILVENKKAAA, encoded by the coding sequence ATGATTTGGCGCCCCAATTATGAGGCTCAAGCTTGCGTTGGGTGGATTGCCGCGGCGGCTGCAGGTCTCGCAGTAAACGCCATGTCTTCCTTGCCACCGGAACCTTTTTACTTCATGGCCGGCATATCCGGATTGATGGCTTCTGCCCGTCTGCCGGCAGCGATACGTCTTGCTACGAGGCACAGAGGCCTGACGGGAAGTGCATTGAACTTCACCGAACTGGCGGACGTCGCGAAAATGGTCCAGGGCAAAGCTGACCAACTGTGGCTGGGCGATGGCTTCGACTGGGAGAACAAACACGCTCAACGAGCTTTTGAGTTAACCAAGCGGGACTGGTCTGAGCTGCAGAAAGGTAGCGCTGACATGGGCGTTAAGTGGCTGCATGGGCTAGAGACGAATGAGTCCCAGATTTTTCAGCCAATGAAGCATGTAGAGGGCCACACGCTTATTACGGGTACAACCGGCTCCGGAAAAACACGTTTGTTCGACTTGCTCATTACGCAAAGGATCCTGACGAACGAAGAAACAATCATCGTCATAGACCCGAAGGGAGACAAAGAGCTCAAAGAAAACATGCGAAGAGCGTGTGAGTTTATGGGTGAGCCAGACAGATTTATCGCGTTTCATCCAGGGTTCCCCGAAGAGAGTATCCGGCTTGACCCCATGGCGAACTTTAGCCGGCCGACTGAGCTTGCCTCGCGAATTGCTGCGTTGATCGGTACCAGCTCTGGCGGCGAGGTTTTTAAAGATTTCGGTCAGATGGCGTTGAACAACATTATCCAGGGGCTTCTGTTAGTCGATTCCCGTCCATCACTGGTGCGTTTGCGCCGTTACCTGGAAGGGGGAACAGAAGGGCTCGTTATTCAAGCTGTGCAAAAGTACATAGAGAAGAATATCCCGGAACTCATTGAGCCTCATGCGGAGGCTATGTCTAAAGTCGCCAATGCAAACGGTCGCAACAAAAAAGCGATCGCGGCCCTTCGGTTCTACAGAGAAGTGGTTCAAATAAAAAAGCCGAATTCGGACCTCGAAGGCCTGCTGACAATGTTTGAGCATGACAAAGCGCATTTTTCAAAAATGATAGCTTCCTTGCTTCCGCTAATGAATATGCTCACTTCAGGCGATATCGGGCCAATGCTTTCGCCTGACAGAACAGATCAGGACGACATCCGACCCATCTATGACACCCGTAAAATCATCGAGAAGCGGAAAGTAGCTTATATAGGTCTGGATTCGCTCACAGACTCAATGGTGGGCAGTGCGATCGGTTCTATGGTTCTGGCTGACCTCGCAGCGGTCGCAGGTGACCGATACAACTACGGAGAAGACCTCAAGCCAGTAAACATCTTCGTCGATGAGTGTGCGGAGGTTATTAACGATCCTCTGATACAAATCCTGAACAAGGGCCGTGGAGCAAAGCTCCGGCTGTTCGTGGCGACCCAGACTATTGCCGACTTCTCAGCGCGACTCGGCAACAAAGATAAAGCCATGCAGGTACTGGGGAACATAAACAACAGTATTTCACTCCGGGTCATCGATTCAGAGACTCAAGAATACATCACCAACAACTTGCCAATGACGCGTATCAAATACGTCATGCGGACACAGGGAATGAGCTCGCATGGCGAAGATCCAGCTCTCTTCGGCGGGAACCATGGGGAACGTTTGATGGAAGAAGAGGCGCCTTTGATCGCACCTCAGCTACTGGGCATGCTCCCAAACCTTGAATACCTAGCGAAAATTAGTGGCGGGCGCATCGTGAAAGGACGGTTGCCCATTCTCGTCGAAAACAAAAAGGCAGCAGCATGA
- a CDS encoding DUF4400 domain-containing protein, producing the protein MSRGFFVVLVVTIELMLIATLIPGDWAQQAIEKEAAYIANSSGLEHRDFILGKATGWYTSATIETGMWQAVYDFLIPTEQQRAESAIQADWWFSFLEGRIESLQKSVYHTMTRFALLLSWLPYILIILLPAAWDGLMTWKIKKTNFDYSSPVIHRYSIKAGATIVAVVLLAFFAPVPIDPIYIPAALMIIAIIAGIAIGNLQKRI; encoded by the coding sequence GTGAGCAGAGGCTTCTTTGTTGTTCTGGTCGTGACCATTGAGCTTATGCTCATAGCCACCCTGATACCGGGCGACTGGGCACAGCAGGCGATCGAGAAAGAGGCTGCGTATATCGCGAACTCGTCAGGCCTAGAGCACCGCGACTTTATTCTGGGGAAAGCTACCGGTTGGTACACGTCGGCCACAATTGAAACTGGAATGTGGCAGGCGGTATATGATTTTCTGATTCCAACAGAACAGCAGCGGGCTGAATCCGCTATCCAGGCGGACTGGTGGTTCAGCTTTCTGGAAGGGCGGATCGAGTCGCTGCAAAAGTCCGTTTACCACACTATGACCAGGTTTGCGCTCCTTTTGAGCTGGCTTCCCTATATCCTGATAATTCTGCTTCCAGCTGCATGGGATGGCTTGATGACCTGGAAAATAAAGAAAACAAACTTCGACTACTCCAGTCCGGTAATTCATCGATACAGCATCAAGGCAGGGGCCACGATCGTAGCTGTAGTCTTGCTCGCCTTCTTTGCACCAGTCCCAATAGACCCAATCTACATTCCTGCCGCCCTGATGATTATCGCGATCATCGCTGGCATAGCCATTGGAAACCTCCAGAAGCGCATCTGA
- a CDS encoding TrbI/VirB10 family protein, which translates to MAYDFRNMSPKAKQWSILALGSVALIFVIYLFADSDTSKKDRRDETVISNVLTDNNTRSIGIDAMAVRLDSVESELRKREREFEQAEQDLKKIKESTGVGSDVAREVAKLKETIVRMNKENTELRQQQEKITRQIREGDIAVPSIDKGKPGADEDAANDYDPRNSSGRGPVAGLSEEDAASRYFRDAPVPSFGNERNTTTDRAQGGEQTQSSNLAFEDVAVVVEVESRGDVKDDVQDDGIYIPSGSLLTGTLLTGLDAPTGQGARRDPFPVVLRIQKEAILPNQFLADVRECMVIMSGYGDLSSERVYLRSEGVSCVRDDGKSIEARLEGYAVGEDGKAGMRGRLVTKQGQMIARSMTAGFMSGVAGAFDVNPVPVINTNPQGNSMQYLDAFSEESVQSGIVGGASSALERIADFYLELANSIYPVLELDAGRQIDVVMVKGAKLQIQ; encoded by the coding sequence ATGGCGTACGACTTCCGAAACATGTCTCCCAAAGCCAAACAGTGGTCAATCCTGGCGTTAGGTTCAGTCGCACTTATCTTCGTCATCTACCTGTTTGCCGATTCCGATACGAGCAAGAAGGATCGACGGGACGAGACAGTAATTTCCAACGTCCTAACTGACAACAACACCCGCAGTATCGGCATCGACGCGATGGCTGTTCGGCTTGATTCGGTTGAAAGCGAGCTGCGGAAGAGGGAAAGAGAGTTTGAACAGGCCGAGCAGGACCTCAAAAAGATAAAGGAGTCGACTGGCGTGGGCTCAGATGTGGCTCGTGAGGTTGCCAAGCTCAAAGAGACCATAGTCAGGATGAACAAGGAGAACACGGAACTAAGGCAGCAACAGGAAAAGATAACCCGGCAGATACGCGAAGGTGATATCGCTGTGCCCAGCATAGACAAAGGCAAGCCTGGCGCTGATGAAGATGCTGCTAATGACTATGACCCCCGGAATAGTAGTGGACGCGGGCCAGTAGCTGGGCTGAGTGAAGAAGATGCAGCAAGCCGATACTTCCGAGACGCCCCGGTGCCTAGCTTTGGAAATGAAAGGAATACTACGACTGACAGGGCCCAAGGCGGAGAGCAGACACAAAGTAGCAATCTTGCCTTTGAGGATGTAGCTGTTGTGGTAGAAGTCGAAAGTAGAGGCGACGTGAAAGATGACGTCCAGGATGACGGGATCTACATCCCTAGCGGCTCCTTGTTAACGGGAACTTTGCTGACAGGGCTAGATGCGCCAACAGGGCAGGGCGCCAGAAGAGACCCTTTCCCAGTTGTGCTGAGAATACAAAAGGAGGCCATTCTTCCAAACCAGTTCCTGGCAGACGTAAGAGAATGCATGGTCATCATGAGCGGCTACGGTGACCTCTCGAGCGAGCGTGTTTATCTCCGTTCAGAAGGGGTTTCCTGTGTCAGAGACGATGGCAAATCAATTGAAGCGCGGCTTGAAGGATATGCCGTCGGCGAAGACGGTAAAGCGGGGATGCGCGGCCGGCTGGTCACAAAACAGGGACAAATGATCGCACGATCGATGACAGCAGGGTTCATGTCAGGGGTTGCGGGGGCGTTCGACGTCAACCCGGTACCGGTCATCAACACAAACCCTCAGGGAAACAGCATGCAATATCTAGACGCTTTCAGCGAAGAGAGCGTCCAGAGCGGCATTGTGGGTGGTGCCAGCTCTGCCCTTGAAAGGATCGCTGACTTTTACCTTGAGCTCGCCAATTCAATTTACCCCGTACTCGAGCTAGACGCCGGTCGCCAGATTGATGTGGTGATGGTCAAGGGCGCGAAACTACAGATTCAGTAA
- the traA gene encoding TraA family conjugative transfer protein, translated as MAFLALCATSILVAMPEQAMAGTGGTAFEDVWIWLKENIEGTLGRIICGAIVVVGIVAGIARQSLISFAIGIGGGMGLYNTPTIIESIVSAMIEHADKASTLVMTLNNGL; from the coding sequence ATGGCCTTCTTAGCACTCTGTGCGACAAGCATTTTAGTCGCTATGCCTGAGCAGGCGATGGCTGGTACTGGCGGCACAGCCTTTGAAGACGTGTGGATCTGGTTGAAAGAGAACATTGAAGGCACGCTGGGCCGAATAATCTGCGGCGCGATCGTAGTCGTTGGCATCGTAGCTGGTATTGCTCGCCAGTCGCTGATCTCATTCGCAATCGGCATCGGCGGTGGGATGGGCCTCTACAATACACCGACGATTATCGAATCCATTGTTTCAGCAATGATCGAGCATGCTGACAAGGCGTCCACTCTAGTTATGACTCTGAACAACGGGCTGTAA
- the mobH gene encoding MobH family relaxase, whose translation MLNKIRNIFGGATAPGQALPRELPSADSCSLSLLRKPKTAVPKEWDTIEVYPPVARSIIAEPIDGILYRNRERILQINEALGLPDDDFDRLLMPVIRNFASFVHLLPASENHHHRGSGGALKHCLEVAFWSARAAEDVIFCLNGDPSTRRKVEPLWRAATCIAGLLHDAGKPIADVEVRDEEGNQWHPLETHLYDWLRKNRINRYYLEWREGRYKRHETFTQRAFDRIVPSEIITHLMAHDRNIVYRISDAYYGLDDGNHIAKIVAWADHESTRRDVAQDVELRTGSDFNYGIPVHRHLFSAARRLISSGKWKVNEPGAKVWHCSEGTFLVWKHALPELIEEVKKEVGVNLRNEPDEIADEMVQRNMAKPKYIDGQEPDSDDELGAYYLYWVITPKVLTEGRDPESVKLTVLKLDTADRLFANEQPAEAEIRIWSTNQDGQVISAQEGLPEGTLTVGSAIVDGSTGEILNASSARAQAEPETTAAEVENASNTASPAAPEAPISNQIKEEFPDTNTAPDSAAEVAEPIQAMPTGDRMSPLDRMLAGGSYTPAPSKVSSKKKNKNKSGKPPSQKPISELPKTSGETSEPEAEVTRPEDVISSLQSIGDDIDFPFGGGDEDISLPEQPCSAGNEEEHGYGESAETLSAGKDNGEQGPAATPTDNAVELTSANEITGSELRPAKIENAPVTVEEVETRAKNVSDCDEASADKALVNPGKQKHSKTVVIGKHRKKSGVSTAKLLHVPTAADPEASYHQFIKDNHAAGRIIEKLVASVIEQGEVLGSRWFIFESRVTIAYPFAFEGGETKPLDALAELEKHGLLYLNPTNPMRKVIEFDGINAIALARRPSSIITAYLVSKEKSIDPHFVAPSPDLRLVRKKKKIDLMPQAEKNEQPEKFGREKPHNTRKEKRPAPDNKTSPLDPEKKSQTESRKEVGIRLSKELVEQMLVGEGGWLIGFKKTDDAISVSDRVVDRIALDEPMASKRLLKQYFWLAADAKGYHWDFSGNLLTLKRRDKEQVE comes from the coding sequence ATGCTTAATAAAATACGAAACATTTTTGGCGGAGCAACGGCGCCAGGGCAGGCTCTACCGAGAGAACTGCCCTCGGCAGATTCCTGCTCACTCAGTCTGCTTAGAAAACCAAAAACAGCTGTGCCGAAAGAGTGGGACACGATTGAGGTATACCCCCCGGTTGCACGCAGCATCATCGCGGAGCCGATCGACGGAATTTTGTACCGAAATCGAGAGCGCATACTCCAGATAAACGAAGCACTGGGCCTACCTGACGACGATTTCGACCGTTTGCTGATGCCCGTTATCCGTAACTTCGCTAGTTTTGTGCATTTGCTACCTGCTTCTGAAAACCATCACCACAGGGGAAGCGGCGGGGCACTCAAACACTGTCTGGAAGTGGCGTTCTGGTCAGCGCGAGCCGCGGAAGACGTTATCTTCTGCTTGAACGGCGATCCTTCTACCAGGCGAAAAGTTGAACCTCTCTGGCGGGCAGCAACTTGTATTGCTGGATTGCTGCATGACGCTGGCAAACCTATTGCTGATGTTGAGGTAAGGGATGAGGAGGGGAATCAGTGGCACCCGCTTGAGACCCACCTATATGACTGGTTAAGAAAGAACCGCATTAATCGGTATTACCTGGAATGGAGGGAAGGCCGGTACAAGCGACATGAAACATTTACGCAACGTGCTTTCGATCGCATTGTGCCGTCCGAGATCATCACTCATCTGATGGCCCATGACCGAAACATCGTTTATCGGATATCAGATGCCTACTACGGCCTTGATGATGGCAACCATATCGCGAAGATCGTTGCCTGGGCTGACCATGAATCCACGCGGCGTGATGTAGCTCAAGATGTAGAGCTAAGAACTGGTTCCGACTTCAACTACGGTATCCCGGTACACCGCCACTTGTTCAGCGCTGCTCGCCGTCTTATCAGTTCAGGCAAATGGAAGGTCAACGAGCCAGGCGCTAAGGTCTGGCATTGTTCCGAAGGCACATTCCTTGTCTGGAAGCATGCGCTCCCTGAGTTAATTGAGGAGGTCAAAAAGGAGGTTGGGGTAAACCTGCGCAATGAGCCGGACGAGATAGCGGATGAAATGGTTCAGCGGAACATGGCCAAGCCCAAGTACATCGATGGCCAGGAGCCAGATTCGGACGATGAGCTGGGTGCCTATTATCTGTACTGGGTCATTACACCAAAGGTTTTGACTGAGGGCCGGGACCCGGAAAGTGTCAAACTTACAGTACTGAAGCTCGATACGGCCGACCGACTGTTCGCGAATGAACAACCAGCAGAGGCGGAAATTAGGATCTGGTCAACCAATCAGGATGGCCAGGTCATCTCCGCACAAGAGGGTTTACCCGAGGGGACCCTCACGGTTGGAAGTGCCATAGTTGACGGTTCAACAGGCGAAATTTTGAATGCTTCCAGTGCCCGCGCTCAGGCGGAGCCAGAAACTACTGCAGCGGAAGTAGAGAATGCTTCCAATACAGCAAGCCCTGCTGCTCCCGAAGCTCCGATATCAAATCAAATCAAAGAAGAGTTTCCGGATACCAATACCGCACCTGATTCAGCCGCAGAGGTAGCTGAACCTATACAGGCCATGCCCACGGGTGACCGGATGAGCCCACTCGATCGGATGCTCGCTGGTGGATCCTACACTCCGGCTCCATCTAAGGTGAGTTCGAAGAAGAAGAATAAGAATAAATCTGGCAAACCCCCTTCCCAAAAGCCCATCAGTGAGCTTCCAAAGACAAGTGGAGAAACATCAGAACCCGAGGCTGAGGTAACGCGCCCAGAAGATGTGATAAGCAGTTTGCAATCGATCGGCGACGATATCGACTTCCCATTCGGAGGCGGGGATGAAGATATTTCGTTGCCAGAACAGCCATGTTCAGCAGGAAATGAGGAAGAGCATGGGTATGGTGAAAGCGCTGAAACTCTTTCCGCGGGAAAAGACAACGGCGAGCAGGGCCCTGCGGCTACACCGACCGATAATGCTGTTGAGTTAACTTCCGCGAATGAAATTACGGGTTCTGAGCTGCGGCCGGCAAAGATTGAGAATGCGCCTGTTACGGTTGAAGAGGTCGAGACTCGAGCCAAGAATGTATCTGACTGTGACGAAGCTTCAGCCGATAAGGCCCTGGTCAACCCGGGCAAACAGAAGCATTCGAAAACTGTGGTTATTGGGAAGCACCGGAAGAAATCGGGAGTCTCCACCGCAAAGCTTTTACACGTCCCAACGGCGGCTGATCCAGAAGCCTCGTATCACCAGTTCATCAAGGACAATCACGCGGCCGGAAGAATCATAGAGAAACTGGTCGCCTCCGTGATTGAGCAGGGAGAGGTTCTGGGCAGCCGATGGTTCATATTCGAAAGCCGCGTCACTATCGCTTATCCCTTTGCGTTTGAGGGAGGCGAAACTAAGCCACTGGATGCACTGGCGGAGTTAGAAAAACATGGGCTGCTTTACCTGAACCCCACCAATCCCATGCGCAAGGTCATAGAGTTTGACGGCATTAACGCTATCGCGCTGGCTAGAAGGCCCTCATCGATTATTACCGCTTATCTGGTCTCTAAAGAGAAAAGCATAGACCCCCACTTTGTCGCCCCAAGCCCGGATCTAAGGCTGGTACGAAAGAAGAAAAAAATAGATCTGATGCCCCAGGCAGAGAAAAACGAGCAACCCGAAAAGTTCGGACGCGAAAAACCCCACAACACCCGGAAAGAAAAAAGGCCGGCGCCTGATAATAAAACCTCTCCGCTCGATCCAGAGAAAAAGAGCCAAACAGAAAGCCGAAAGGAAGTGGGAATCAGGCTTTCGAAAGAACTGGTGGAGCAAATGCTTGTGGGTGAGGGCGGTTGGCTAATTGGCTTTAAGAAAACTGATGACGCTATATCTGTCTCTGATCGCGTTGTTGATCGAATTGCACTGGATGAGCCGATGGCCTCAAAAAGACTGCTGAAGCAATACTTTTGGCTCGCGGCAGATGCCAAAGGTTACCACTGGGATTTCTCAGGAAACCTGCTGACGCTAAAAAGACGCGATAAGGAACAAGTAGAGTGA